A DNA window from Seriola aureovittata isolate HTS-2021-v1 ecotype China chromosome 8, ASM2101889v1, whole genome shotgun sequence contains the following coding sequences:
- the p2rx3a gene encoding P2X purinoceptor 3a: protein MGSLIWACITDFFTYETTKSVVVKSWSVGIINRIVQLLIITCFVGWVFIYKKAYQVNDTGVESSVMTKVKGFGYHNNRVLDVADYVFPQQGAGVFCIMTKIIITENQFQGKCAENIEMFSCETDEECHKHFGSVLANGVITGVCLKSFNQTKGQCEIEGWCPAENDKVTVKPMLNVKNFTIFIKNSIRFPLFNVTRGNFPSSMNASQIKRCTYHPETNPFCPIFRVGDVLRYTGQTVENLAHKGGEIGINIQWICNLDLDIKNCVPQYSFTRLDAPFAKNAVSKGYNFRFAKYFKTENGTEFRTLHKAYAIRFDVMVTGNAGKFDTIPTLINLVAAFTSIGLGTVLCDVILLNFLKGAEQYKAKKFEEVSEAQIEAPLTQSPGSQLSLRPGIKSSYDSGALSLATSDQPI from the exons ATGGGCTCCTTGATATGGGCCTGCATCACTGACTTCTTCACCTACGAGACCACCAAGTCTGTGGTGGTCAAGAGCTGGTCTGTGGGCATCATCAACCGGATCGTGCAGCTGCTCATCATCACATGTTTTGTCGG CTGGGTCTTCATCTACAAGAAAGCTTATCAGGTGAATGACACCGGCGTCGAGTCCTCTGTGATGACCAAAGTAAAAGGCTTTGGTTACCATAACAACCGTGTGCTGGATGTGGCCGACTACGTCTTCCCGCAACAG GGTGCAGGTGTGTTCTGCATCATGACcaaaatcatcatcactgaaaatCAGTTCCAAGGAAAATGTGCAGAG aaTATAGAGATGTTCAGTTGTGAGACAGATGAAGAATGCCACAAGCATTTTGGTTCCGTCCTTGCCAATG GAGTAATAACAGGTGTTTGCCTGAAGTCCTTCAATCAAACCAAGGGTCAATGTGAGATTGAAGGATGGTGTCCAGCTGAGAACGACAAAGTGACAGT CAAACCGATGCTGAATGTGAAAAACTTCACCATTTTCATCAAAAACAGTATTCGCTTTCCACTCTTCAATGTCACCAG AGGGAACTTTCCCTCCTCAATGAATGCGTCACAGATCAAGAGGTGTACCTACCATCCGGAGACGAACCCCTTCTGCCCCATCTTTCGGGTGGGGGACGTGCTGAGATACACCGGGCAGACTGTGGAAAACCTGGCACACAAG GGTGGAGAAATAGGAATAAACATTCAATGGATTTGTAACTTGGACCTGGACATTAAGAATTGTGTGCCTCAGTACTCTTTCACGCGGCTGGATGCACCGTTTGCCAAGAATGCTGTCTCTAAAGGATACAACTTCAG ATTTGCCAAATATTTCAAGACAGAGAACGGGACTGAATTTCGGACACTTCACAAAGCTTATGCAATCCGCTTTGATGTTATGGTCACGGGCAAT GCAGGAAAGTTTGATACTATCCCAACACTGATCAACTTGGTAGCTGCCTTCACCTCTATTGGACTG GGTACGGTTCTCTGTGACGTTATCTTACTGAACTTCTTGAAAGGAGCAGAGCAGTACAAAGCCAAGAAATTTGAAGAg GTGTCAGAGGCTCAGATAGAAGCACCCCTCA
- the ssrp1a gene encoding FACT complex subunit SSRP1a, translating into MGDTLEFNEIYQEVKGSWNDGRLRFSKQNVVYKSSKTGKVDSIPAGELNLAQWRRVCLGHGIKLGTSTGHIYKYDGFRDTDFERISEFFKANYKVELTEKDMCVKGWNWGTAKFSGPLLSFDINDNTAFEVPLSNVSQCATGKNEVTLEFHQNDDTEVSLMEVRFYVPPSQADERQDPVEAFAQNVLSKADVIQATGDAVCIFKELQCLTPRGRYDIRIYPTFLHLHGKTFDYKIPYTTVLRLFLLPHKDQRQMFFVISLDPPIKQGQTRYHFLILLFSKEEDINLTLNMSEEDVERRFEGKLSKNMSGSLYEMVSRVMKALVNRKITVPGNFQGHSGAQCITCSYKASSGLLYPLERGFIYVHKPPVHLRFEEISCVNFARGTTTTRSFDFEIETKQGNQYTFSSIEREEYGKLFDFVNAKKLNIKNRGFKEGMKGKIDEYSDSDDDQHDAYLERMKAEGKIREEGNDSDESDGGSDESFNPGEEDDDIAEEYDSNASASDSSEEGDESEDESAKKKKAKKVSVVKEKKERKPRKEKKQKDTGGPKRPMSAYMLWLNSSRERIKSENPGISITEISKKAGEMWRQLGKDEKEEWETKAGEAKRQYDKAKKEYTESGGGSTSKKESKKSGGKKDEKKRKSAGADKDRERGGGNDSFKSREFIETSEDSSDSDHKSKSKRKKESDDEEEEAVSTPASSEEDSD; encoded by the exons ATGGGAGACACATTGGAGTTCAACGAGATTTATCAGGAGGTGAAAGGCTCCTGG aatgaCGGGCGGCTGCGTTTCAGCAAGCAAAATGTGGTTTATAAAAGCAGCAAGACGGGGAAGGTGGACAGCATCCCAGCTGGTGAACTCAACTTGGCCCAGTGGAGACGAGTGTGTCTAGGTCACGGTATCAAACTGGGTACTAGCACAGGACACATCTACAAATATGACGGCTTCAGGGACACG GACTTCGAAAGGATCTCTGAGTTTTTCAAGGCTAACTACAAGGTGGAGCTAACAGAGAAGGACATGTGTGTGAAGGGCTGGAACTGGGGAACAGCCAAGTTCTCGg GGCCACTGTTATCATTTGATATAAACGACAATACAGCATTCGAGGTTCCGCTATCCAACGTCTCCCAGTGTGCCACAGGGAAGAATGAAGTTACTCTGGAGTTTCACCAGAATGACGACACAGAGGTGTCCCTCATGGAGGTCAGATTCTACGTCCCACCTAGCCAGGCTGATGAACGACAAGACCCTGTCGAG GCGTTTGCCCAGAATGTCTTGTCTAAGGCTGACGTGATCCAGGCCACAGGAGACGCAGTGTGTATCTTCAAAGAGCTGCAGTGTCTTACACCCAGAGGAAG atATGACATTCGTATCTACCCGACGTTCCTTCACCTCCATGGTAAGACCTTTGACTACAAGATTCCCTACACCACTGTCCTCCGTCTTTTCCTGCTGCCACACAAGGACCAGAGGCAGATGTTCTTTGTG ATCAGTCTGGATCCTCCCATCAAGCAGGGTCAGACACGTTATCACTTTCTGATTCTGCTCTTCTCCAAGGAAGAGGACATCAACCTCACCCTCAACATGAGCGA GGAGGATGTGGAGCGTCGTTTTGAGGGCAAACTCAGTAAGAACATGTCGGGATCGCTGTATGAGATGGTCAGCAGGGTGATGAAGGCACTGGTCAACCGCAAGATCACTGTACCCGGAAACTTCCAGGG TCACTCTGGTGCTCAGTGCATCACCTGCTCCTACAAGGCATCCTCAGGCCTCCTCTACCCACTGGAGAGAGGCTTCATCTACGTCCACAAGCCGCCGGTCCACCTGCGTTTTGAGGAGATTTCCTGTGTCAACTTTGCCCGAGGCACCACCACAACACGTTCTTTCGACTTTGAGATTGAGACCAAGCAGGGAAACCAGTACACCTTCAGCAGCATTGAGAG AGAAGAGTACGGCAAACTGTTTGACTTCGTTAACGCCAAGAAGCTCAACATAAAGAACAGAGGGTTCAAAGAG GGCATGAAGGGTAAAATTGACGAGTATAGCGACTCCGACGATGACCAGCACGATGCCTACCTGGAGAGGATGAAAGCTGAGGGCAAGATCAGAGAGGAGGGCAACGACAGTGACGAATCAGATGGTGGAAGCG ATGAATCGTTTAACCCGGGAGAAGAAGATGATGACATTGCAGAAGA GTACGACAGCAATGCCTCAGCAAGCGACAGCAGTGAAGAAGGGGATGAAAGTGAAGATGAgagtgcaaagaaaaagaaggccAAGAAAGTCAGTGtggtgaaggagaaaaaagaaaggaaaccACGCAAAGAG AAGAAGCAGAAAGATACCGGCGGTCCAAAGAGGCCGATGAGTGCCTACATGCTGTGGCTGAACTCCAGCCGTGAGCGAATCAAGTCAGAGAATCCAGGCATCTCCATCACAGAGATCTCCAAGAAGGCCGGAGAGATGTGGAGACAATTGGGCAAAGACGAGAAGGAG GAATGGGAAACAAAGGCAGGAGAGGCCAAGAGGCAGTACgacaaagcaaagaaagagTACACAGAGAGCGGTGGTGGATCAACCTCTAAGAA GGAGAGTAAAAAATCTGGAGGTAAAAAGgatgagaagaagaggaagtctGCCGGTGCAGACAAAGACAGGGAGCGAGGAGGAGGCAATGACAGCTTCAAGAGCCGCGAGTTCATTGAGACCAGTGAGGATTCATCAGACTCTGACCACAAGAGCAAGTCCAAGAGGAAGAAG GAATcggatgatgaagaggaagaggctgtGTCCACACCCGCTAGCTCAGAGGAAGACTCTGACTAA